In a single window of the Papaver somniferum cultivar HN1 chromosome 8, ASM357369v1, whole genome shotgun sequence genome:
- the LOC113305457 gene encoding uncharacterized protein LOC113305457, producing MINGPIDPIRPEFELLNSAGLEYHRWVVDAETIFVAKDFTSTIKPYADAAPTTEKEKAHTLMFLKRHIDPNLRWGYHHLKTPKELWDALDNRFGNIHDSLIPQLNVLWNEIRFLDYVKVNDFQKDMLQIQERMDFCGKKLTDEEMIQKTLSTFPTSSMILANQYRLEVDNKRITTFSRLINLLQVAERHNEILINNNARAAGKKKVPEANHGKVNKAKNPKGKRA from the exons ATGATAAATGggcct ATAGACCCAATTCGACCAGAATTTGAACTTTTGAACTCAGCAGGACTTGAGTACCACCGTTGGGTAGTTGATGCGGAAACCATCTTTGTGGCAAAAGACTTCACCTCCACTATCAAGCCATATGCCGACGCTGCTCCGACAACTGAGAAAGAAAAAGCTCATACTCTTATGTTCCTTAAGAGACATATCGATCCTAACCTACGATGGGGTTATCATCACTTGAAAACGCCAAAAGAGCTATGGGATGCTCTAGATAACCGTTTTGGAAACATTCATGATTCCTTAATACCACAATTGAACGTCTTGTGGAACGAAATCCGCTTCCTCGATTATGTAAAAGTGAATGATTTCCAAAAAGACATGCTGCAAATTCAGGAACGTATGGACTTTTGTGGAAAGAAACTTACTGATGAGGAAATGATTCAGAAAACCCTATCGACCTTTCCCACCTCTTCCATGATACTAGCGAACCAGTATCGTTTAGAGGTCGATAATAAAAGAATCACCACATTCAGTAGGTTGATAAACCTACTGCAAGTGGCCGAAAGGCACAATGAGATTCTTATCAATAACAATGCCAGAGCTGCCGGGAAAAAGAAAGTTCCCGAAGCTAACCATGGCAAGGTCAATAAGGCAAAGAACCCCAAAGGAAAGAGGGCTTGA